A window of the Gossypium hirsutum isolate 1008001.06 chromosome A03, Gossypium_hirsutum_v2.1, whole genome shotgun sequence genome harbors these coding sequences:
- the LOC121219873 gene encoding OVARIAN TUMOR DOMAIN-containing deubiquitinating enzyme 4 isoform X8, producing the protein MFWLSTFQAPSQILFIGIPGDGRCLFRSVILGAWLRSGKQSPTERSQKVLADELRSKVADEFIKRRADTEWFVEGDFDNYVVQMRKPHIWGGEPELLMCSHVLKTAITVYMKEKKSASLKIMSEYGQEYGGRKDDRG; encoded by the exons ATGTTTtggctttcaacttttcaagctccGTCTCAAATTTTATTCATTG GAATTCCAGGTGATGGGAGATGTTTGTTCCGCTCGGTAATTCTTGGCGCTTGGTTGAGGTCGGGGAAGCAATCTCCAACTGAGAGATCTCAAAAAGTTCTTGCAGATGAGCTTAGATCTAAA GTTGCAGATGAATTCATCAAGAGGCGGGCAGACACAGAATG GTTCGTGGAGGGTGATTTCGATAACTATGTAGTGCAAATGCGGAAGCCTCATATTTGGGGAGGAGAGCCTGAGCTGCTCATGTGCTCACATGTGCTCAA GACCGCCATAACCGTTTACATGAAGGAGAAGAAATCTGCAAGTCTCAAAATTATGTCAGAGTATGGTCAAGAGTATG GTGGAAGAAAAGATGACCGAGGGTAA
- the LOC121219873 gene encoding OVARIAN TUMOR DOMAIN-containing deubiquitinating enzyme 4 isoform X4: protein MFWLSTFQAPSQILFIGDGRCLFRSVILGAWLRSGKQSPTERSQKVLADELRSKVADEFIKRRADTEWFVEGDFDNYVVQMRKPHIWGGEPELLMCSHVLKTAITVYMKEKKSASLKIMSEYGQEYGKENPIRVIYHGYGHYDVLRSPVSSASSKQWKKR from the exons ATGTTTtggctttcaacttttcaagctccGTCTCAAATTTTATTCATTG GTGATGGGAGATGTTTGTTCCGCTCGGTAATTCTTGGCGCTTGGTTGAGGTCGGGGAAGCAATCTCCAACTGAGAGATCTCAAAAAGTTCTTGCAGATGAGCTTAGATCTAAA GTTGCAGATGAATTCATCAAGAGGCGGGCAGACACAGAATG GTTCGTGGAGGGTGATTTCGATAACTATGTAGTGCAAATGCGGAAGCCTCATATTTGGGGAGGAGAGCCTGAGCTGCTCATGTGCTCACATGTGCTCAA GACCGCCATAACCGTTTACATGAAGGAGAAGAAATCTGCAAGTCTCAAAATTATGTCAGAGTATGGTCAAGAGTATGGTAAGGAAAACCCCATCAGAGTCATCTATCATGGTTATGGACATTATGATGTATTAAGGAGTCCAGTAAGTAGTGCCTCTTCTAAACA GTGGAAGAAAAGATGA
- the LOC121219871 gene encoding thioredoxin O1, mitochondrial — MRGKSILRPFLTRRAFSGRSVSSSSSRILLNQSYLMSTPQTNSSIPKTPFPVWTPENLNLSRYFSDSSPDFFKPSFMETEPVPVPENVVPVKSEEDFDAALSKTKDESVPAVFYFTATWCAPCRFIGPVMDELARRTPEVTVYKMDIDEEGLARKLKELNITAVPTVQYFKEGKQEVEVVGGDATRIIQTMKKLYNMRDPKTDDSKQDATSGEEVNEKN; from the exons ATGAGAGGGAAATCAATTCTCCGCCCATTTCTTACCCGTCGAGCTTTCAGTGGCCGctctgtttcttcttcttcttctcggATTCTTTTAAATCAGAGTTACTTAATGTCAACCCCCCAGACAAATTCTTCAATCCCTAAAACCCCATTTCCAGTTTGGACCCCTGAAAACCTTAATCTCTCCCGATACTTCTCGGACTCTTCTCCTGATTTTTTCAAACCATCCTTCATGGAAACCGAACCGGTGCCGG TTCCAGAGAATGTTGTCCCCGTTAAGTCAGAAGAAGATTTTGATGCTGCACTTAGCAAAACTAAAGACGAATCTGTGCCGGCTGTTTTCTATTTCACTGCTACATGGTGTGCTCCAT GCCGATTCATCGGTCCTGTCATGGACGAGTTAGCTCGGAGAACTCCTGAAGTAACAGTTTATAAGATGGATATCGATGAG GAAGGCCTTGCAAGAAAACTGAAAGAGCTAAATATTACAGCTGTG CCAACTGTTCAATACTTTAAAGAAGGCAAACAGGAGGTAGAAGTTGTTGGTGGTGATGCTACACGCATAATTCAAACAATGAAGAAACTTTACAACAT GAGGGATCCGAAGACAGATGATTCAAAGCAAGATGCTACTTCAGGGGAAGAGGTAAACGAAAAAAACTGA
- the LOC121219873 gene encoding OVARIAN TUMOR DOMAIN-containing deubiquitinating enzyme 4 isoform X2 — MFWLSTFQAPSQILFIGDGRCLFRSVILGAWLRSGKQSPTERSQKVLADELRSKVADEFIKRRADTEWFVEGDFDNYVVQMRKPHIWGGEPELLMCSHVLKTAITVYMKEKKSASLKIMSEYGQEYGKENPIRVIYHGYGHYDVLRSPVEEKMTEGKCRVKLVP, encoded by the exons ATGTTTtggctttcaacttttcaagctccGTCTCAAATTTTATTCATTG GTGATGGGAGATGTTTGTTCCGCTCGGTAATTCTTGGCGCTTGGTTGAGGTCGGGGAAGCAATCTCCAACTGAGAGATCTCAAAAAGTTCTTGCAGATGAGCTTAGATCTAAA GTTGCAGATGAATTCATCAAGAGGCGGGCAGACACAGAATG GTTCGTGGAGGGTGATTTCGATAACTATGTAGTGCAAATGCGGAAGCCTCATATTTGGGGAGGAGAGCCTGAGCTGCTCATGTGCTCACATGTGCTCAA GACCGCCATAACCGTTTACATGAAGGAGAAGAAATCTGCAAGTCTCAAAATTATGTCAGAGTATGGTCAAGAGTATGGTAAGGAAAACCCCATCAGAGTCATCTATCATGGTTATGGACATTATGATGTATTAAGGAGTCCA GTGGAAGAAAAGATGACCGAGGGTAAATGCAGGGTCAAACTGGTGCCGTAG
- the LOC121219873 gene encoding OVARIAN TUMOR DOMAIN-containing deubiquitinating enzyme 4 isoform X3 encodes MFWLSTFQAPSQILFIGIPGDGRCLFRSVILGAWLRSGKQSPTERSQKVLADELRSKVADEFIKRRADTEWFVEGDFDNYVVQMRKPHIWGGEPELLMCSHVLKTAITVYMKEKKSASLKIMSEYGQEYGKENPIRVIYHGYGHYDVLRSPVSSASSKQWKKR; translated from the exons ATGTTTtggctttcaacttttcaagctccGTCTCAAATTTTATTCATTG GAATTCCAGGTGATGGGAGATGTTTGTTCCGCTCGGTAATTCTTGGCGCTTGGTTGAGGTCGGGGAAGCAATCTCCAACTGAGAGATCTCAAAAAGTTCTTGCAGATGAGCTTAGATCTAAA GTTGCAGATGAATTCATCAAGAGGCGGGCAGACACAGAATG GTTCGTGGAGGGTGATTTCGATAACTATGTAGTGCAAATGCGGAAGCCTCATATTTGGGGAGGAGAGCCTGAGCTGCTCATGTGCTCACATGTGCTCAA GACCGCCATAACCGTTTACATGAAGGAGAAGAAATCTGCAAGTCTCAAAATTATGTCAGAGTATGGTCAAGAGTATGGTAAGGAAAACCCCATCAGAGTCATCTATCATGGTTATGGACATTATGATGTATTAAGGAGTCCAGTAAGTAGTGCCTCTTCTAAACA GTGGAAGAAAAGATGA
- the LOC121219873 gene encoding OVARIAN TUMOR DOMAIN-containing deubiquitinating enzyme 4 isoform X5 yields the protein MPKQEIWIGIPGDGRCLFRSVILGAWLRSGKQSPTERSQKVLADELRSKVADEFIKRRADTEWFVEGDFDNYVVQMRKPHIWGGEPELLMCSHVLKTAITVYMKEKKSASLKIMSEYGQEYGKENPIRVIYHGYGHYDVLRSPVEEKMTEGKCRVKLVP from the exons atgCCTAAACAGGAGATTTGGATTG GAATTCCAGGTGATGGGAGATGTTTGTTCCGCTCGGTAATTCTTGGCGCTTGGTTGAGGTCGGGGAAGCAATCTCCAACTGAGAGATCTCAAAAAGTTCTTGCAGATGAGCTTAGATCTAAA GTTGCAGATGAATTCATCAAGAGGCGGGCAGACACAGAATG GTTCGTGGAGGGTGATTTCGATAACTATGTAGTGCAAATGCGGAAGCCTCATATTTGGGGAGGAGAGCCTGAGCTGCTCATGTGCTCACATGTGCTCAA GACCGCCATAACCGTTTACATGAAGGAGAAGAAATCTGCAAGTCTCAAAATTATGTCAGAGTATGGTCAAGAGTATGGTAAGGAAAACCCCATCAGAGTCATCTATCATGGTTATGGACATTATGATGTATTAAGGAGTCCA GTGGAAGAAAAGATGACCGAGGGTAAATGCAGGGTCAAACTGGTGCCGTAG
- the LOC121219873 gene encoding OVARIAN TUMOR DOMAIN-containing deubiquitinating enzyme 4 isoform X7, translating into MPKQEIWIGDGRCLFRSVILGAWLRSGKQSPTERSQKVLADELRSKVADEFIKRRADTEWFVEGDFDNYVVQMRKPHIWGGEPELLMCSHVLKTAITVYMKEKKSASLKIMSEYGQEYGKENPIRVIYHGYGHYDVLRSPVSSASSKQWKKR; encoded by the exons atgCCTAAACAGGAGATTTGGATTG GTGATGGGAGATGTTTGTTCCGCTCGGTAATTCTTGGCGCTTGGTTGAGGTCGGGGAAGCAATCTCCAACTGAGAGATCTCAAAAAGTTCTTGCAGATGAGCTTAGATCTAAA GTTGCAGATGAATTCATCAAGAGGCGGGCAGACACAGAATG GTTCGTGGAGGGTGATTTCGATAACTATGTAGTGCAAATGCGGAAGCCTCATATTTGGGGAGGAGAGCCTGAGCTGCTCATGTGCTCACATGTGCTCAA GACCGCCATAACCGTTTACATGAAGGAGAAGAAATCTGCAAGTCTCAAAATTATGTCAGAGTATGGTCAAGAGTATGGTAAGGAAAACCCCATCAGAGTCATCTATCATGGTTATGGACATTATGATGTATTAAGGAGTCCAGTAAGTAGTGCCTCTTCTAAACA GTGGAAGAAAAGATGA
- the LOC121219873 gene encoding OVARIAN TUMOR DOMAIN-containing deubiquitinating enzyme 4 isoform X1, with protein sequence MFWLSTFQAPSQILFIGIPGDGRCLFRSVILGAWLRSGKQSPTERSQKVLADELRSKVADEFIKRRADTEWFVEGDFDNYVVQMRKPHIWGGEPELLMCSHVLKTAITVYMKEKKSASLKIMSEYGQEYGKENPIRVIYHGYGHYDVLRSPVEEKMTEGKCRVKLVP encoded by the exons ATGTTTtggctttcaacttttcaagctccGTCTCAAATTTTATTCATTG GAATTCCAGGTGATGGGAGATGTTTGTTCCGCTCGGTAATTCTTGGCGCTTGGTTGAGGTCGGGGAAGCAATCTCCAACTGAGAGATCTCAAAAAGTTCTTGCAGATGAGCTTAGATCTAAA GTTGCAGATGAATTCATCAAGAGGCGGGCAGACACAGAATG GTTCGTGGAGGGTGATTTCGATAACTATGTAGTGCAAATGCGGAAGCCTCATATTTGGGGAGGAGAGCCTGAGCTGCTCATGTGCTCACATGTGCTCAA GACCGCCATAACCGTTTACATGAAGGAGAAGAAATCTGCAAGTCTCAAAATTATGTCAGAGTATGGTCAAGAGTATGGTAAGGAAAACCCCATCAGAGTCATCTATCATGGTTATGGACATTATGATGTATTAAGGAGTCCA GTGGAAGAAAAGATGACCGAGGGTAAATGCAGGGTCAAACTGGTGCCGTAG
- the LOC121219873 gene encoding OVARIAN TUMOR DOMAIN-containing deubiquitinating enzyme 4 isoform X6 produces the protein MPKQEIWIGIPGDGRCLFRSVILGAWLRSGKQSPTERSQKVLADELRSKVADEFIKRRADTEWFVEGDFDNYVVQMRKPHIWGGEPELLMCSHVLKTAITVYMKEKKSASLKIMSEYGQEYGKENPIRVIYHGYGHYDVLRSPVSSASSKQWKKR, from the exons atgCCTAAACAGGAGATTTGGATTG GAATTCCAGGTGATGGGAGATGTTTGTTCCGCTCGGTAATTCTTGGCGCTTGGTTGAGGTCGGGGAAGCAATCTCCAACTGAGAGATCTCAAAAAGTTCTTGCAGATGAGCTTAGATCTAAA GTTGCAGATGAATTCATCAAGAGGCGGGCAGACACAGAATG GTTCGTGGAGGGTGATTTCGATAACTATGTAGTGCAAATGCGGAAGCCTCATATTTGGGGAGGAGAGCCTGAGCTGCTCATGTGCTCACATGTGCTCAA GACCGCCATAACCGTTTACATGAAGGAGAAGAAATCTGCAAGTCTCAAAATTATGTCAGAGTATGGTCAAGAGTATGGTAAGGAAAACCCCATCAGAGTCATCTATCATGGTTATGGACATTATGATGTATTAAGGAGTCCAGTAAGTAGTGCCTCTTCTAAACA GTGGAAGAAAAGATGA
- the LOC121219873 gene encoding OVARIAN TUMOR DOMAIN-containing deubiquitinating enzyme 4 isoform X9: MPKQEIWIGIPGDGRCLFRSVILGAWLRSGKQSPTERSQKVLADELRSKVADEFIKRRADTEWFVEGDFDNYVVQMRKPHIWGGEPELLMCSHVLKTAITVYMKEKKSASLKIMSEYGQEYGGRKDDRG, from the exons atgCCTAAACAGGAGATTTGGATTG GAATTCCAGGTGATGGGAGATGTTTGTTCCGCTCGGTAATTCTTGGCGCTTGGTTGAGGTCGGGGAAGCAATCTCCAACTGAGAGATCTCAAAAAGTTCTTGCAGATGAGCTTAGATCTAAA GTTGCAGATGAATTCATCAAGAGGCGGGCAGACACAGAATG GTTCGTGGAGGGTGATTTCGATAACTATGTAGTGCAAATGCGGAAGCCTCATATTTGGGGAGGAGAGCCTGAGCTGCTCATGTGCTCACATGTGCTCAA GACCGCCATAACCGTTTACATGAAGGAGAAGAAATCTGCAAGTCTCAAAATTATGTCAGAGTATGGTCAAGAGTATG GTGGAAGAAAAGATGACCGAGGGTAA